In Chrysemys picta bellii isolate R12L10 chromosome 4, ASM1138683v2, whole genome shotgun sequence, the sequence cctccaggattgtcctggactctacaggaattaaagattcgtctttaattaaagatggtcgtgatgaaacctccaggaataccgCCAACCAGAACTGGCAACCCTATGGTGTTTGTGTGAACACACCTCCTGGGCCTagaggggctgggtgtgtgtataCGGGGTGCAGAGAGGGACTGCAGGTGTGGGTTAGAGGGGGCTATGCGGGTGCATAGGGGGCagtgcagggatgggggtgagCACAGAGGGGCGGGCTGTGCTTCACAGGGGTGGCTGTGGTTATGGGAGGTCTGGGGGGGTTGTAGAGACTGTAGGGGGTGCATGGGTGGGTGTGCATGGGGGGCTGTGTGTAGGGGGCCATATGCATGCatggggatgcgggggggggttggggtgtggggcccAGAGGGCTATGGGGCAGAtcggtgtgggggtgcagggggctgtgggggtggggcccagAGGGCTATGGGGCggatgggtgtgggaggggggcttggggtgtggagcCCAGAGGGCTATGGGGCggatgggtgtgggggtgcagggggctgtgggtgtggGGCCCAGAGGGCTATGGGGCggatgggtgtggggtgcagggggctgtgggtgtggGGCCCAGAGGGCTATGGGGCggatgggtgtgggggtgcagggggctgtgggtgtggGGCCCAGAGGACTATGGAGcggatgggtgtggggggtggagggggctgtgggtgtggGGCCCAGAGGGCTATGGGGTggatgggtgtgggggtgcagggggctgtgggtgtggGGCCCAGAGGGCTATGGGGCAgatgggtgtgggggtgcagggggctgtggggcccagAGGGCTATGGGGCggatgggtgtgggggtgcagggggctgtgggtgtggGGCCCAGAGGACTATGGAGcggatgggtgtggggggtggagggggctgtgggtgtggGGCCCAGAGGACTATGGGGCGGATGGGTgtgaggggtggagggggagcgCTGTGGGCCGGGGAGCCCCTCCCGCTGgggaaatgccgccccccccatctCCGGGCCTGGCTCCCCGCCCATCGCCCCGGTGTCGGGGCTCTGGCTCCCGGACGCCAGTTCAAACCCCCGCCTAGGAAGTGCGTAACCGGGAGCCGCTTTCACGCCGGGACCTTCCTGTTACCGGCACccgcccacccccggccctgggcTCGGCGCCGGCTGGGCCCCAGGGGCCGGATCGGGGCCCCCCAGCGGGGATCCAGTCCCCGCTCCCCGGCGCGGGTGAGTCGGGGCCGCCCGGGATCCAGCCGGGGGCCCCCGCCCCGGTCCGGTCCGGGGGCGGACAGGGGCCGGTGCCGGGTCCCCCCCAGCCCGGTCCCGGGGCGCACGGGGAGAGGGGCCGGTGCCGGGTCCCCCCCAGCCCGGTCCGGGGGCGCACGGGGACAGGGGCCGGTGCCGGGTCCCCCCCAGCCCGGTCCCGGGGCGCACGGGGAGAGGGGCCGGTGCCGGGTCCCCCCCAGCCCGGTCCGGGGGCGCACGGGGACAGGGGCCGGTGCCGGGTCCCCCCCAGCCCGGTCCGGGGCGCACGGGGAGAGGGGCCGGTGCCGGGTCCCCCCCAGCCCGGTCCGGGGGCGCACGGGGACAGGGGCCGGTGCCgggtccccccccagcccggtcCGGGGCGCACGGGGACAGGGGCCGGTGCCGGGTCCCCCCCAGCCCGGTCCGGGGGCGCACGGGGACAGGGGCCGGTGCcgggtcccccccccagcccggtccGGGGGCGCACGGGGAGAGGGGCCGGTGCCgggtccccccccagcccggtcccGGGGCGCACGGGGAGAGGGGCCGGTGCCGGGTCCCCCCCAGCCCGGTCCGGGGCGCACGGGGACAGGGGCCGGTGCCGGGTCCCCCCCAGCCCGGTCCCCCCCAGCCCGGTCCCGGGGCGCACGGGGACAGGGGCCGGTGCCGGGTCCCCCCCCAAGCCCGGTCCGGGGGCGCACGGGGACAGGGGCCGGTGCCGGGATGGGGTAGTTGAGCCGTTGGATCCCAGCTCGGGGTGACGTGCTTAGCACCCCAGGCTGGGGCTGTTtgggccccccccccacttcccagcccCCCGTTTCTCAGCCCTGGTGCAGatttctcctcttcttccctccccacctcctgtgCTGTGTGTCCCCTCCCCAatccactgcccctccccacaccttgtcctggggagagcagcactgacccctccccgtgtgtgtgtgtgtgtgtgtgtgtgtacacacaccatGACCCTCATTCCCTCCAGCAGGAGGCGGCACTGCTCACGCTTGACATTCATTGCATCCCCCAGCCTTTGAAGCCcagggggagagaacccaggagtccgggctcccattCCCCctcgctctaaccactagccatcactctcctcccagagccagggagagaacccaggagtccaaactcccagcccctcctgctctaaccactagccaccactcccctcccagaaccagggagagaacccaggagtcctggctcccagtccagggGGGTCGGGTCCCTCTTGGTCAGTCACTCCATGAattcctctcttctccccacagtcCCAGCCATGAGTGAGGAGGAAGAGCCCAGCCCCTGTCCGTGGGCCGAGGAAGAGGAGAAGCTGCCGAGCCTGACTGGCTCGGAGCGGGAGATCTCGTGCGACATCCAGTGCTGGTCGGATAACGAGGAGTGGGGGACGGACAGCCCAGCCGGCAGCGGGGGAGTGGGGGACGCCTGCTCCCAGCCGGACAACAGCCCCGCAGCCTACGGGAGGAGCTACTGTCGTGACTCGCACGAGGACAGTGAGCTCGGGCTGCACGCTAGCTCAGGGGAAGATGGTGAGCTTGACTTCCAGCGTGGCTCACATGAAGATGGAGGGTTCAGGTTGCATGCCGGCTCGCACGAGGACGGTGAGCTCGGGTTCCATGCCGGCTCAGAAGAAGACAGTGAGCTTGGGCTTCACGCTGGCTCGCACGAGGACAGTGAGCTCAGGTTACACGCTGGCTCCGAAGAAGACAGTGAGCTTGGGCTTCACACTGGCTCGCACGAGGATGGTGAGCGTGGGCTGCATGGCGGCTCAGATGAAGATGGTGAGTTCGGGCTGCTTGATGGCTTGCACGAGGATAGTGAGCTTGGGTTGCACGCCGGCTCAGATGAAGATGACGAGTTCAGGCTGCACGCTGGCTCGCACGAGGACAGTGAGCTTGGTTGCACACTGGCTCAGATGAAGACGTTGAGTTTAGGCTGCATGCTGGCTCGCACGAGGACGGTGAACTTGGGTTGCATGCCAGCTCAGATGAAGATGACGAGTTCAGGCTGCACGCTGGCTCGCACGAGGACAGTGAGCTTGGGTTGCACGCCGGCTCAGACGAAGACGGCGAGCTAAGCTTCCGTCGTGGCTCGCACGAGGACGGGGACCTCGGGTTGCACGCCAGCTCGGAAGCCCCCCCCGGCTTCGACCTCGCTGGCAATCCGGGCCCAGCCTCCGCAGCGTGGCCCCCTCCGGGCCCGCCGTcctcccgccccaccccgccgGCGCGCCCCTTCCAGTGCTCGGACTGCGGCAAATCCTTCGGCTCCAACTCCACCCTGGCACAGCACCGCCGCATCCACACGGGCGAGCGGCCCTACAAGTGCGGGGAGTGCGGGCGGGCGTTCAGCCGGGGCTCCACCTTCCTCcagcaccagcgcacccacacgGGCGAGCGGCCCTACAAGTGCCCGGACTGCGGCAAGGCCTTCAGCCGCAGCTCCAACCTGCTGCAGCACCGGCGGGTCCACACCGGCGAGCGGCCCCTACAAGTGCCCGGACTGCGGCAAGGCCTTCAGCCTCAGCTCCACCCTGCTCCAGCACCAGATCATCCACACCGGCGAGCGGCCCTACAAGTGCCCCGACTGCGGCAAGAGCTTCAACCGCAACTCCAACCTGCTCAACCACCGGCGCACCCACACCGGCGAGAAGCCCTTCCCCTGCGGCCTGTGCGGGAAGCGCTTCTCGGAGAGCTCCACCCGCACCcagcaccagcgcacccacaccgGCGAGCGCCCCTTCCGCTGCACCGAGTGCGGCAAGGCCTTCAGCCTCAGTTCCACCCTGATCCAGCACCAGACCACCCACAGCGGGGAGAGACCCTACCAGTGCCCCGACTGCGGCAAGACCTTCGGCCTCAGCTCCACGCTGCTGCGGCATCGGCGGGCCCACACCGGCGAGAAGCCCTTCCGCTGCCAGGACTGCGGCAAGAGCTTCGGCGTCAGCTCCCACCTGGTGCAGCACCGGCGGGTGCACACCGGCGAGCGCCCCTTCCGCTGCCCGGATTGCGGGCGCGGCTTCGGGCAGAATTCccacctggcccagcaccgcaAGGTGCACCGGGCCGGCGGGGAGGCCCGCCCACCTGGCACCCTCTACATCTGCGGCGACTGCGGGAAGAGCTTCCGGCAGAGCTCCCACCTAGCCCAGCACCGGCGCACCCACACCGGCGAGCGGCCCTTCCGGTGCGGGGAGTGCGGCCGGGGCTTCTCCCAGAGCTCCAAGCTGCTGGAGCACCGCCGGACCCACACCGGCGAGCGCCCCTACACCTGCCCCGACTGCGGCCGGGCCTTCGGCCACAGCTCGGcgctggcccagcaccgccggacCCACACCGGCGAACGGCCCTACGCCTGCGGGACttgcgggaagagcttcagccAGAGCTCGGCGCTGGTCCAGCACCAGCGCATCCACACCGGGGAGAAGCCCTACCGCTGCTCCCGCTGCGGCCTCTGCTTCCGCTACCTGCTGCAGTACACCCGCCACCAGAAGGTGCACGCCCGGGAAGAGCTGCTGGCCCAGGAGAGGGCCGGGGCAGTGCCTGGATCCGGGGCGCCAGCGGCCTCCGCGGCTCTGGAGGTGGTGGTCGAGGAGGGGGTGGCGGTGGCGCTAGGCATGGGAGTATGAGAATCTGCcccctcgggggggaggggggacatgggggggggaagcagtgaggggaaggaagaggagggggaggcaatggggggctggggggcagaggagagagaaGTGGGGCTTGGGGGGACACACTGGTAACCCTCTGAGATTGACGCTAATAAGCGTGGAGGGTTTGGGTCCCAACGAAATGTATCTGTCTTTTGTAtacaggagtgggagggggaggggagcagtgggagccaggattcctgggtcctatccccagttctgcggggaggggagtggggtctagtgggttagagcaggggggctgggagccaggactcctgggttctgtccccagctctgggaggggagtggggtttagtggttagagcagggagggctgggagccaggactcctgggtcctatccgtGAATCTtgcaggggattggggtctggtgggttagagcagcaggggttgggagccaggactcctgggttctgtccccagctctgggggggaagtggagcccagtgggttagagcggggggcactgggagccaggactcctgggttctctccccagctctgggggggaagtggagcccAGTGGGTTAGAGCGaggggcactgggagccaggactcctgggttctgtccccggctctgggggggaagtggggcctAGGGGTTTAGAGCTATGGGGCTGGTGAGGTTGCCGTAATCGGCTCTGTTGGCGACATTAGTGAGGAAGCAGCGTTCCCCGTTGCCATAGAGGGTGCTAGTTGAGTAGAGGCCGCGCTGTAGAGAAGCAGCGGATAGGTGCAGAGATGGGGAATCGGACCTGGGGCCTTTCCCccctagggggcgccggctcctgTCTGGCGGGTGGTTGGGGACTAAACAGGAAGTGAGTTGCGCGGAGTTTGGCATAACCCCACCCCTACAGAGGGTGTCTGAGTTAGACTGGGAGATTGGATACACCTCAGGGAGGGCGGGGAAGTCTAGCGGTTAGAGCCATAGGGAGGACTAGGggtggggtcaggactcctgggttctttgccCAGTCCTCCCTTTTTGCTGTCATTATGTAACCGTGAGGTGCatgccgctctgtgcctcagtttccccatgtttaGATTGGGGATCAGTAACGCTTCCTGGGGGTGGGCTTCTCACGTTTAACCCATGAACATCTATGCAGCCCTTGGGGATACTCTGTTAATGAAGTCTggcggggagggggttggggagttattccccccacacacacttccttgtGCACAGGGGGAGGGGCTTTGGGAGTTAGTGTGGGGATGGGTCCGTGGTTGTCATCccagcttggggtggggggcagcagagcTTGGTGGTGGCAGATGGAGGTACCTGGGAGCAATCCGGCACTGCTCTCAGCTGTGGTCCTGTATTCCTTACCCTTCTTCTTGTAATAAAGACTTATTGGCATAGCCGCTGCTGTGTTCTTCTGTCAGACTCTTGGCAGGTTCTCAAAGCCCCCcgcaacccactagaccccactcccctcccagagctggggagagaacccaggagtcctggctcccagccttcactgctctaaccactagaccccactcccctcccagagctggggagtgaACCAGAGTTCCTGTCCTCTCTCCTCTAACTACTGGGCCATTCTTTACTAAATTCCACCCTGTATCATTTCCTCTTCTTTCCTAAGTCATCCTCCACCTTTTACGGGTTTTTACCTCTCCCTGGCCTCAAGTGaatcttcagcctctcctcagcccTGTTCTAGTTTGTTACAGATGCGGGTATTTATCAGCCCTCTGAAACCCGCCTCAGTCACAAAGTTTTCTGGCGTGCAGTTTCCTTGCTGGGCTTGCGGGAGAATCTCTGCATGTATCACTGTCCGCACGGCAAAGCGAAATGCCCTCGGTCTCCATCGGACGGGACCGATGTGCCGGGCTAGCCCGCGAAGGGCAGGTGTAGCAGAGAAAACACAGCGCCCGCTGCTCCAAAGTCTAACGTGGCCTGTTTGCCCGTGACGGGCTCGCCCGCGAGATACACAGTCTATAAAACCAGCAATCCCTCCAGAATGTTATCCATTCCCAGGGCAGAAGCGACCACTGTGGTAGCTAGTCTgtcccaggccagagacctgccccaagaTACTtcttagagcagatctcttaAAAAACCATCCTCTCTTGATTTGAAAATGGGCCGATCCAATATAATTGCTCGTCCCATTAACAATTCACACCTTCTTTCCcggctgaatttgtctaacttcagcttccggccgttggatcgtgttagaccttttcTCTAAAGAAGTCCCTTAGTCAATATTTGCTCCCCATGGAGGTATTTCTAGATTGGGGTCAAGTCACCCCtggaccttctctttgttaagcgaAATTGATTGACCCCTTGGAGGCTATCGTGGTACAGTAGGTTTTCTAAGCCTTTGATCGCTCTCTGACCCCGCCCCGATTTATCCACAtccttgaattgtga encodes:
- the LOC112058839 gene encoding LOW QUALITY PROTEIN: zinc finger protein 345-like (The sequence of the model RefSeq protein was modified relative to this genomic sequence to represent the inferred CDS: deleted 1 base in 1 codon) yields the protein MSEEEEPSPCPWAEEEEKLPSLTGSEREISCDIQCWSDNEEWGTDSPAGSGGVGDACSQPDNSPAAYGRSYCRDSHEDSELGLHASSGEDGELDFQRGSHEDGGFRLHAGSHEDGELGFHAGSEEDSELGLHAGSHEDSELRLHAGSEEDSELGLHTGSHEDGERGLHGGSDEDAWLHTGSDEDVEFRLHAGSHEDGELGLHASSDEDDEFRLHAGSHEDSELGLHAGSDEDGELSFRRGSHEDGDLGLHASSEAPPGFDLAGNPGPASAAWPPPGPPSSRPTPPARPFQCSDCGKSFGSNSTLAQHRRIHTGERPYKCGECGRAFSRGSTFLQHQRTHTGERPYKCPDCGKAFSRSSNLLQHRRVHTGERPYKCPDCGKAFSLSSTLLQHQIIHTGERPYKCPDCGKSFNRNSNLLNHRRTHTGEKPFPCGLCGKRFSESSTRTQHQRTHTGERPFRCTECGKAFSLSSTLIQHQTTHSGERPYQCPDCGKTFGLSSTLLRHRRAHTGEKPFRCQDCGKSFGVSSHLVQHRRVHTGERPFRCPDCGRGFGQNSHLAQHRKVHRAGGEARPPGTLYICGDCGKSFRQSSHLAQHRRTHTGERPFRCGECGRGFSQSSKLLEHRRTHTGERPYTCPDCGRAFGHSSALAQHRRTHTGERPYACGTCGKSFSQSSALVQHQRIHTGEKPYRCSRCGLCFRYLLQYTRHQKVHAREELLAQERAGAVPGSGAPAASAALEVVVEEGVAVALGMGV